The proteins below come from a single Aegilops tauschii subsp. strangulata cultivar AL8/78 chromosome 6, Aet v6.0, whole genome shotgun sequence genomic window:
- the LOC109757786 gene encoding NADP-dependent D-sorbitol-6-phosphate dehydrogenase, producing the protein MASTATATKLSSGHEMPAVGLGVWRMDSAAVRGLIHSALRAGYRHFDCAADYKNEAEVGDALAEAFQTGLVKREDLFITTKLWNSDHGHVVEACKDSLKKLRLDYLDLYLIHFPVATKHTGVGTTGSALGDDGVLDIDTTITLETTWHAMEDLVSMGLVRSIGISNYDIFLTRDCLAYAKIKPAVNQIETHPYFQRDSLVKFCQKHGISVTAHTPLGGSTANTEWFGSVSCLDDPVIKSLAEKYGKTPAQLVLRWGLQRNTVVIPKTSKVERLEENFAVFDFDISAEDMEKIKALDRNYRTNQPAKFWGINLYA; encoded by the exons ATGGcgtcgacggcgacggcgacgaagcTGAGCAGCGGGCACGAGATGCCGGCCGTGGGGCTCGGCGTCTGGCGGATGGACTCCGCCGCCGTCCGCGGCCTCATCCACTCCGCCCTCCGCGCCGGCTACCGCCACTTCGACTGCGCCG CTGACTACAAAAACGAGGCTGAGGTTGGCGATGCACTGGCTGAGGCATTCCAAACTGGGCTTGTCAAGAGGGAGGATCTTTTCATCACTACCAAG TTGTGGAACTCAGATCACGGACATGTGGTCGAAGCCTGCAAGGATAGCCTGAAGAAGCTGCGATTGGATTATCTAGATCTCTACCTTATTCACTTCCCTGTAGCTACTAAGCATACTG GAGTTGGCACAACTGGCAGTGCtcttggtgatgatggtgtgcttgATATCGATACCACTATCACATTGGAGACAACTTGGCATGCAATGGAAGATCTTGTTTCCATGGGACTTGTTCGTAGCATCGGAATTAG CAACTACGACATCTTCCTCACCAGAGACTGCTTGGCCTACGCTAAGATAAAGCCCGCGGTGAACCAAATCGAGACACACCCTTACTTCCAGCGCGACTCTCTTGTGAAGTTCTGCCAGAAGCATGGAATCTCTGTCACTGCACATACACCCCTGGGCGGCTCCACTGCCAACACCGAATGGTTCGGCTCGGTCTCATGCCTCGACGATCCTGTCATCAAG TCCCTGGCTGAGAAATACGGCAAGACGCCGGCCCAGCTGGTCCTCCGGTGGGGCCTCCAGAGGAACACGGTGGTCATCCCCAAGACCTCCAAGGTAGAGAGGCTGGAGGAGAACTTTGCGGTCTTCGACTTCGACATCTCCGCCGAGGAcatggagaagatcaaggccctCGATCGCAACTACCGCACCAACCAGCCGGCCAAGTTCTGGGGCATCAACCTCTACGCTTGA